The Gemella haemolysans genome includes a region encoding these proteins:
- a CDS encoding putative holin-like toxin, with product MSAYEIVQTIIGINLLIVSVVSACIVALKKDNKK from the coding sequence TTGTCAGCTTACGAAATTGTACAGACGATTATTGGAATAAATCTATTGATTGTTTCAGTAGTTAGTGCATGTATTGTAGCATTAAAAAAAGACAATAAAAAATAA